A region of Neovison vison isolate M4711 chromosome 7, ASM_NN_V1, whole genome shotgun sequence DNA encodes the following proteins:
- the NRGN gene encoding neurogranin: protein MDCCTESACSKPDDDILDIPLDDPGANAAAAKIQASFRGHMARKKIKSGERGRKGPGHGGTGGAGGARGGAGGGPSGD from the exons ATGGACTGCTGCACC gagaGCGCGTGCTCCAAGCCGGACGACGACATCCTAGACATCCCGCTGGACGATCCTGGCGCCAACGCAGCCGCTGCCAAAATCCAGGCGAGTTTCCGGGGCCACATGGCGCGGAAGAAGATAAAGAGTGGAGAGCGCGGCCGGAAGGGCCCGGGCCACGGGGGAACGGGCGGAGCTGGGGGCGCCCGGGGAGGCGCGGGCGGCGGCCCCAGCGGAGACTAG